Below is a genomic region from Ferribacterium limneticum.
CCGAAATCACCCTCGCCGCTGATCGCCGAAGTTCCAATGTTGCTGGCGGCAGGAAAAGTCGATCAGGCTCGCGAAAAAGCAAATAAAGCTGTCGAACTGGCACCAAACAACGCTTTTGCCTGGAACATGAAAGCATCCGTTTTGCACGCTGCGTTTAACGCTGCGGAAGCCCTGGCGGCGTATGACAAAGCCTTGGTGCTTAACCCAAAGCATGTCGATGCCCGTGTTGCCCGGGCTGCACTCCTCATCGACCTCAAGCGCGAATCGGACGCCCGCAAGGATCTCGACTATCTGAAGACAGTGGCAGAAGATGAGCCTCGTGCAGCGTACCTGCGGTCGGTGCTGGCCAGTCAGCAAGGTGACGCCAAGGCCACAACTGATGCTCTCGCGGAAGTTACTCGGATCGTTGATGCTCTGCCACCTGCCTGGTTGGCGCGTCGCGAGCAATTGCTGATGGCAGCGGCCTTGGCTCACTACGGACTCGGCAATCATCAGAAGTCCCGTGAGTATCTGGATGTCATTATCTCGCGCAGTCCGAACAATCTCGGCGCGAAGAAGCTTCTCGCCTCAATATACGTTGACACCAAAGACTTCGGACGTGCCCAGACATTACTCGAATCGCTGCAACGAGCATTGCCGGAAGATCCGCAGGTAATGTTCATGCTCGGATCGATTAATTTGTCCCAACGGCGCTATGCTCAGGCGACCACATTGCTCGAGAAGGCAGCCGAACGGACGGGGTCGCCAGACATGAACCGCTCGCTAGGTTTCAGTCAGCTTGGGCTTGGGCAAACTACGCAAGGTCAGTTGAGTCTGGAAAAAGCTTTCGCTGCCAATCCATCCGATACGCGGACAGGGATGGCGCTGGCAATGCTCCATATGCGACAAGGCAAGACCGAAAAGGCGATGAAGATTGCGGAGTCCATGGTCAAGCGCGATCCGGCCAATCTCACAACGTTAAATTTTTTGGGTTCGCTTAAAGGTGCAAGTGGCGACAAGGCAGGTGCGCGTGCCGCGTATACGCAGGTTCTTGCCAAGGATTCAGCATTTCCACCCTCTGTTCTGAATCTGGCGCGCCTCGATATCGGGGAGAAGCGCTTCGACGAAGCACGTCGCCGTCTTGATGGTTTGTTGAAGAAAGACAGCAACGATCATCAGGTCCTGTTCGAATATGGTTTGCTTGAGCAACGGGCTGGCCGGCCCGACGCTGCGATTCGCCAATTGACCAAGGCCGGAAATGTGCAGCGCACCGACCCCAAGCCGACGCTCGTGCTGATTGACCTCCTGCTGAATCAGCGTCAAGGCGAACATGCTTTGGCGGCTGCAAAGGAGTTGGCGGGTAAATTCTCCACCAATCTGAACGTTCAACTCGCTCTGGCTCGAACCCACTTGGCAAATGGCAATGCTGCAGACGCCCGGACTATATTGACCGGCGCGACCCGTTTGGCAGAGTTCGATCCGAGGTCCCAGGTTGCAATTGCCAAAATGCAAATCGCTGCATCCAACCCTGATGGTGCTGCCTACAGTGTGTACAAAGCTCTGCAGGGCAGTCCCGATGATGTCGCGGCACTTGCTCTGGCCGTTCAGGTTGAGGCCCTACGTGGCGATGTGGCAAAGACTGACTCTGCACTCAAAGCGCTTAGCACCAAGCACCCGGCGGCTATCGAGACGGCTCGAGTTGGTGCAGATTTGGCCATGTCGCGCGGTCAATACGCAGCGGCCATCACCGGCTATCGCAAGCTCCTTGCTCGTGAGGAAA
It encodes:
- the prsT gene encoding XrtA/PEP-CTERM system TPR-repeat protein PrsT yields the protein MSVLTAMSLKTLYCQQFFQSPVRRGIDLAIRASVAFVIGIGLPASVLASPEKASSYYEDALKRYEKNEMPAAVIQLKNALQQDSKMLAAHLLLGKALLRNGDLKGAEAAFEEALKQGVNRGEVALPLGQVYLALGRPEAVIDKIPASGLSPTLQVEVLTMRGSAYMEAGNNSLAAQSFENARAIDPKSPSPLIAEVPMLLAAGKVDQAREKANKAVELAPNNAFAWNMKASVLHAAFNAAEALAAYDKALVLNPKHVDARVARAALLIDLKRESDARKDLDYLKTVAEDEPRAAYLRSVLASQQGDAKATTDALAEVTRIVDALPPAWLARREQLLMAAALAHYGLGNHQKSREYLDVIISRSPNNLGAKKLLASIYVDTKDFGRAQTLLESLQRALPEDPQVMFMLGSINLSQRRYAQATTLLEKAAERTGSPDMNRSLGFSQLGLGQTTQGQLSLEKAFAANPSDTRTGMALAMLHMRQGKTEKAMKIAESMVKRDPANLTTLNFLGSLKGASGDKAGARAAYTQVLAKDSAFPPSVLNLARLDIGEKRFDEARRRLDGLLKKDSNDHQVLFEYGLLEQRAGRPDAAIRQLTKAGNVQRTDPKPTLVLIDLLLNQRQGEHALAAAKELAGKFSTNLNVQLALARTHLANGNAADARTILTGATRLAEFDPRSQVAIAKMQIAASNPDGAAYSVYKALQGSPDDVAALALAVQVEALRGDVAKTDSALKALSTKHPAAIETARVGADLAMSRGQYAAAITGYRKLLAREESIGNALALVQAHMAAGEPGKAAAFLETWVKSHPDDQMAPKALAESQFRAGQLAAAKLTYKRVIENAPEDAVSLNNYANLLHQMNDPAAQDIAERALKLSPTHPAYGDTLGWILVSKGQAEAGLRYLREARLRSPENGEIRLHLAYALAKIGRKDEAREELSAALSGAGRASSGAMVTQLKKDLGL